The Gemmatimonadales bacterium genome includes a window with the following:
- a CDS encoding TM2 domain-containing protein: MDPTLARSSEPSDRSRGVALALASLLGPFGAHRFYVGKTGTGLAMLLTLGGAGIWYLYDLILVAGGSFRDAEGRLVTRWDPEQPSSDSELRREVFLELDAMRSEMAELTERVDFAERLLAKPRPHEGADHSAFPS; encoded by the coding sequence ATGGATCCCACCCTCGCGCGCTCGTCCGAACCCTCCGACCGTTCCCGCGGCGTGGCGCTGGCCCTGGCGAGCCTGCTGGGCCCCTTCGGCGCCCACCGATTCTACGTCGGCAAGACCGGGACCGGGCTGGCGATGCTGCTCACCCTGGGCGGCGCGGGCATCTGGTACCTCTACGATCTCATCCTGGTCGCGGGCGGATCGTTCCGTGACGCCGAAGGCCGGCTGGTCACCCGCTGGGACCCGGAGCAGCCGTCCAGCGATTCGGAGCTGAGACGCGAGGTGTTCCTCGAGCTCGACGCCATGCGGTCCGAGATGGCCGAGCTCACCGAACGGGTCGATTTCGCCGAGCGGCTGCTGGCCAAGCCTCGGCCCCACGAAGGGGCCGATCACTCCGCCTTTCCCTCCTGA